Proteins encoded within one genomic window of Oryza brachyantha chromosome 7, ObraRS2, whole genome shotgun sequence:
- the LOC121054934 gene encoding glycosyltransferase BC10-like, producing the protein MTSSPLVLTVLLFASLTGLLVLAPRSSSPMTPAKEEEAVVVVGDGKGGGDGGEDDDLALLRRATLDAGEGAAMAMAPAGPKVAFMFLTNSDLTFAPLWERFFEGHGERINVYVHADPAAELRLPPTKSFRGRFVAARPTKRADATLIAAARRLLAAALVDDAANAYFALLSQHCVPVHSFPRLYASLFPPQAAHHHRLPSYIEVLSGEPQMQSRYAARGDDAMLPEVPFDRFRVGSQFFTLARRHAVLVVRERRLWRKFRQPCLNPDSCYPEEHYFPTLLDMADPAGVARYTLTHVNWTGSVHGHPHKYTADEVSAELVADLRRSKNATYDYMFARKFSPECLGPLMDIADTVLFND; encoded by the coding sequence atgacgtcgtcgccgttggtGCTTACTGTTCTGCTGTTCGCGTCGCTGACGGGGCTGCTCGTTCTTGCcccgcggtcgtcgtcgccgatgacgccggcgaaggaggaggaggcggtggtggtggtgggcgatGGGAAGGGGGGTGGTGATGGCGGGGAGGATGATGATCTTGCGCTGCTCCGGCGGGCGACGCTGGATGCTGGGGAAggcgcggcgatggcgatggcgccggcggggccCAAGGTGGCGTTTATGTTCCTCACCAACTCGGACCTCACGTTCGCGCCGCTGTGGGAGCGGTTCTTTGAGGGCCATGGCGAGAGGATAAACGTGTACGTCCACGCcgacccggcggcggagctgcgGCTGCCGCCGACGAAGTCGTTCCGGGGGCGGTtcgtggcggcgaggccgacgaaGCGCGCCGACGCGACGCTCATCGCCGCGGCCCGGCGCCtgctcgccgcggcgctggtcgacgacgcggcgaacgcCTACTTCGCGCTGCTGTCGCAGCACTGCGTCCCGGTCCACTCCTTCCCGCGGCTCTACGCGTCGCTCTTCCCGCCCCAGGCGgcgcaccaccaccgcctcccgaGCTACATCGAGGTGCTCTCCGGCGAGCCGCAGATGCAGTCGCGCtacgcggcgcgcggcgacgacgccatgCTCCCCGAGGTCCCGTTCGACCGGTTCCGCGTCGGCTCCCAGTTCTTCACGCTcgcgcgccgccacgccgtgctcgtcgtccGGGAGCGCCGCCTCTGGCGCAAGTTCCGGCAGCCGTGCCTCAACCCGGACTCCTGCTACCCGGAGGAGCACTACTTCCCGACGCTGCTCGACATGGCCGAccccgccggcgtcgcgcGGTACACGCTCACCCACGTCAACTGGACCGGCAGCGTGCACGGCCACCCGCACAAGTACACCGCCGACGAGGTGTCGGCCGAGCTCGtcgccgacctccgccgcTCCAAGAACGCCACCTACGACTACATGTTCGCGCGCAAGTTCTCGCCGGAATGCCTCGGCCCACTCATGGACATCGCCGACACCGTCCTCTTCAACGATTGA